ACTACTATTTTTGAAAAATGCAAAATAGTAAGTTATCCTCGTACGGAATTGCACTGGCAATTGTTGGTATCGTTTTATTCTCTGCAAAAGCAGTATTAGTCAAATTAGCGTATAAATTTGAAATAAGCTCAGAACATCTATTATTGTTTAGAATGTTGTTTTCTTTACCTATATACATTGTATTGGCCTTGTATAAAAAACCAGTAGAGAAAAATAAAATTAGAAGAATAGATTACTTGTGGATTTTATTTTTTGGATTCGTTGGGTATTATTTAGCGAGTTATTTTGATTTCCTTGGATTACAATACATTAAGGCAGGGTTAGAACGAATAATTCTTTTTATTTATCCAACACTGGTTATTATTATTTCACGTATTTTTTTGAAAAATATAATAACGAAGCGACAACTATTAGCTATTTTACTAACATATATTGGTGTGATCGTTACATTTTGGGGAGAGCTTCAAATTGAAACTACGCATGTCATTCTGGGTGGTGCTTTGGTTTTCTTAAGTGCATTAACCTATGCTATTTATCTCGTAGGGAGCGGATGGTTAATTCCTAAGTTTGGTGTAGTAACTTTTACTTCATATGCAATGATAGTTTCATCTCTATGTATAATTATTCAATATTTGGTTTTTGATAGGCAAAATATAATGAACTACCCCTTAGAAGTATATTTTATTTGTATTATTATGGCAGTCTTTTCTACAATTATACCTTCTTATTTGGTATCTGCAGCTATTGCTAAACTGGGAGCTTCTAATTTTTCGATTATAGCAAGTTTAGGGCCTGTATCTACAATTTTATTGGCTTATTTCCTTTTGGGAGAAAACTTGTCAATAATTCAAATAATTGGTGCTACAATAGTGATTCTTGGAGTATATGTAATCTCAAAGAAAAAACAAAATAGGGGAAAATCTATTCGCCTATAAAAAGTTTCAATGTTATTTTTGAGTATTTTTTAATGTTTTTTCATTAATTTAACACTCTAATTAGTAAGTGTTTACTTACGTTGATGGGGATTGCTTTCCAAAGAAAAAATTGGATAAGTAAATTAGATTTGTAATATTTATGAGTAAAGGGGGCTTAAGGATAGTAGTACTGTACTGCTTTGTATTTATTAGTATTGTTGGTTATGGACGAATAAGCGATAATATTGATGACAGCAAAGTAGCATCACTAGAGAAATCCAGTAGAGGGGAAACAAAACCGGTAGAGGTTAAAAAGGCAAACTTTGATGAAGATATATATCAAAGACAGCTTGAAAACAATAAACAAGAAGTATATTTAGAAGAGATAGCCAGAAAAAATACTATTATTAATATACTGTTGGTGAGTCTTGTTCTATTACTAATCATCTTGTTTTTATTGTATAGGAAATATAAAGTGAGAGAAAAAAATAGCGATGCTTTAAAAGAAAAAAATGAGCAGCTTATCGAAGCAAAGGCAGAAGCAGAAAAACTTACCAATACAAAATCTCAATTTATTTCTACAGTGAGTCATGAACTAAGAACTCCTCTTTATGGAGTGGTAGGGATTACCACATTATTGTTAGAAGAAAAAGATATTTCGCCAAAGCACAAAAAATTACTTAGTTCATTAAAATTTTCTGGAGACTACCTTTTGGATTTAATAAATAAAGTGTTGAAAATAAGTAAGATTGAGTCTAATAATGAAAAACTTACAAAGACTCCTACAAACCTACTTCAGCTTTCTCAGAACTTATTATATTCTTTTGAGTACCAGGCAAAAAATAAAAATAACGAGCTTATTTTAGAAATACCTAATGAACTACCAGATGTACTAAATGTAGATTCTCTTAAAATATCGGAAGTTCTAATTAATCTGATCGGAAATTCATCAAAGTTTACTGAAAATGGAAAAATATGGCTTAGAATAAAAATCCTCTCTATCGAGAATGAGATGATTACTATTAGATATGAAGTAGAGGATAATGGTGTAGGAATCCCAGAAGATAAAAAAGAGTTTGTATTCGAGAAGTTTTCCCAGGTAGGTAGAGAGTTTAATAAGTCTGAAGGAACAGGATTAGGTTTATCTATTGTTAAAAATCTTTTAGAGATGATGGATAGCAAAATTTATTTGGACAGTAAAGAAGGGAGAGGAACCAAGTTTCATTTTGATTTACAATTAGAAATTATAGATGAAAAGGAAGAGAAAGAAATAGACTCGAATAGTAATAACATCAATACTGTTTATAGACGAATATTGGTGGCAGAGGATAATAAAATAAATCAAATTGTTACCAAAAACCTTTTAAATATAATAGGGTATGACTGTACTATTGTAGAGAATGGCTTTAATGCTTTGCAAATGGTTAAAAAAGAAGATTTTGATCTTATCCTGATGGATTTAAATATGCCTTATCTTAATGGAACAGAAGCTACCAGACGTATACGAGAATTTAATGAGATCACACCCATTATTGCTCTTACAGCTGCAGAGTTAAGTGAAGTGCAAGAAGAATGTATGGAAATAGGAATGAATGATATTATTAATAAACCATTAAATAAGAATGACCTTAAAAACATTATAGCAAAGCATTTGTTGCCTTAGTTTTTAATGAGAAGGATATATCTTATTAATAAATGAAATGACGTTTTTAACCACAATTTCTGTACTCTCTTTATGTGGTGTATGCCCAATATCAGGAATTAGTAAATCTTCAGAGTAACCCGACGTGTTTTTTACAATAGAATTTACCTGATCCAGTGTTCCATACTCATCTTTTTCTCCCTGAATTATTAGAGAAGGACATTTAATCTTAGGTAAATATTCTTCAATATTCCAGGATTGATAAGCTTCAGAAAGCCATGTCTCTGTCCACATTCTAAAAACAGCTTCAGTTTTATTTCCATGGTATTTATATAGTTTTTCTTTAAGAGAAGTATTTTGATACGCAAGGACTGCCGCTTTAATACCGTTAATGGTTTCTTGCTCTACAAATACATGGGCCCCTTCTGTAATAATACCTGTAATTTTTTCAGGAAACAAAGCTGCAGTTAATAAGGCAATACTACCACCATCACTATGGCCAAATAATACCACATTGCTTACCCCTAAATTCTGTATTATTTTCCCTAGAATATGAGCCTCTTCTTTTAAGTAATCATTATTTCTTTTAGAAGTAATAAAAGGAGCAGATTTACCATATCCCTGGCGATCATACGAAAGAATATTGCACCCTGCTTTTTTTGCTATTTGTTTGGGGAAATCTTTCCATAATTCAATACACCCTAAAGAATCATGTAAAAAAATAACGGTTACCTTTTCTGGAGCTAGTAACTTAGGGCTTTTAGAGAATTGTAATCGCTGTTTATTAATTATTAAATCCAAAATAGTGGTTTTGTTATAAAAAGTGCTAAAAATAAGCTAAAGTCTATGCAAATTGTATATTTTGCATCATCAAAATTGACACACTAGACATTTTTTTAAGTCTAGCTAAAGTAAATAGTTAATCCAATACAATGAAAAAAACATTAGCCAAGATTTCCATTGGTGTATTATTAATTGGTTGTGGAACCAATACTCCTACAAATGATATAGCAACAAATGTACCTATAGCAACAGCCATAGATTTAACTCAGGTAAAAGACGATAAAGTTCCGGTTACTATAAATCCAGGACGCTTTATTCAGGATACCGTAAAATATCGTATTCCCAAAGTGGTGCAGGGTACTTATGCTGTAAGTGATTTTGGGAAATTTGTAGATGATTTTAAAGCTTTTGATTATCAAGGAAATGAAATTAAAACAGAAAAAGAAGACACCAATACATGGTTGATTGCAAATGCCAAGCAGCTTGATAAAATTAGCTACCTGGTCAATGATACTTATGATATAGAAAACACAGATATCGGCACACCTTTCTCCCCTTCTGGGACCAATATAGAGCCAGACAATTATGTGTTAAATCTTCATGGGTTTATAGGATATTTTGATGTGCTGAAAAATAATCAGTATGCATTAGAGGTAAAAGCGCCATCGGAAATGAAGAGAACCTCTGCTTTGCCCAATGCAGGATCAACAATTAGTGAAGATAAAGCAGTTACTACAGATAAATATTTGGCAACACGGTATTTTGAAATTACAGATAACCCAATGATGTATGGAAATCTTGATGTCGAAGAATTTATGGTTGGGGATATCAAAATTGTGCTAAGTATATATTCTCCGAATAAAGTACATACAGCGGCTAAGATAAAAGAAACGGTATTTAAAATGATGAAAGGGCAAAAAGCATATCTTGGAGATATCAATAGTACGCCTCGTTATGATATATATTTGTATTTAGCACCCAGCACAGAAAATGCCCCTGCGGGATTTGGAGCACTAGAGCATCATACGTCTACCGTAGTAGTATTACCAGAACAAATGCCCGATGAAGCGTTGGCATCTGCAATGATTGATGTCGTTTCTCATGAATTTTTCCATATTGTAACTCCACTTAGTGTGCATTCTGAAGATGTACATTACTTCGATTATGACAAACCTACTTTTTCAAAACATTTATGGATGTATGAAGGAGTAACCGAATATTTTGCGACCTTATTTCAGGTTAACCAGGGATTGGTAGAAGAGCAGGAGTTTTATGATAAAATCATGGGTAAAATTCAGAGTGCAAGTGGATTTGATGATACAATGAGTTTTACCGTAATGAGTGAAAATATATTGGATCAACCTTATGCCGCTAACTATGTTAATGTATATGAAAAAGGAGCATTAATAGGCATGTGTATTGATATTCTAATGCGTGAAGAAAGTAATGGGAATCGAGGAATCTTATCTTTGATGAAAGAGTTATCTCTTAAATATGGTAAAAACAAACCTTTTAACGATGATAAAATTATAGAAGAGATTACGGCAATGACTTATCCAGCTATTGGTGAATTTTTGCAAACTCATGTTGTAGGAAAAACTCCTATTAACTATGAAGAATTCTTTAAAAAAGTTGGGTTATCGGTAGAATCAGAAAGAGTAGAAACAAATTATATCCAAAATTCTGGAGTCTTAATTGTAGCTGGAAATCAGGAAAAAGGAACTATCTTTTTTACAGATTTAGTTTCTGATAATAGCTTCTGGGCAGAAAATGGAGCGAAACCAAACGATGATATTGTAGAAGTAAATGGTACTAAATTGACATTGCAGAATGCTAATAATATACTAGGTGCGACTTTTCAATGGCAAGAAGGAGATGATATTGAAGTTAAACTTAATAGAGCAGGAGAAGAAGTTGTTATTAAAACTAAAGTAACTAAATCTTTTACCAAAGGGAAAAAACTTAAAGTAATTGATAATTCTACAAAAGAGCAATCAGAGCTTAGAAAAGCTTGGTTAAAAGGATAGATATTTATAAAAAAAAAACTAAAAAAGGCCCTTGTACAGGGCCTTTTTTAATTTTAAATAACTTCTTCATCTTTGTAAGGAATCGTATTTAAAACATATTGTATAGCTTTAATTCGCGCTTCGGTTTTACGATCGGCCTCGATGATAACCCAGGGAGAAAGCTCGGTATTCGTTTTTTTAAACATTTTAACCTTATACTTAGTATATTCTTCCCAGAGTTCTTGAGCCTTTTCATCTACAGGGGTCATTTTCCATTTTTTTAAAGGACTTGATTTGATATCTTTAAAACGAGCAGCTTGTTCTTCTTTGGTGATAGAAAAATAAAACTTAATGAGATACGTGTCAGATTCTAATATCATTCTTTCAAAATCGTTTACCTGCCCCATAAATGTTGTATACTGATTTTCGGTGCAAAACCCATTAACAGGTTCTACAACTGCCCGATTATACCAGCTACGATCAAAAAGAACCATTTCTCCTGGTGTAGGCAATTGATTTACATAACGCTGAAAATACCATTGTCCTTCTTCTTCACTAGTAGGTTTTGGCAATGCTACAATTCGAAAATGTCTGGGATTTATATGAGAAGTAATTCGGCGTATTGCCCCGCCTTTTCCTGCAGCATCACGGCCTTCAAAAATAATTACTATTTTCTTCTCATTTTTTATGCTCCAGTTTTGTAATTTGATAAGTTCGGCCTGAAGTTCTTTTAATTGTATTTCATATTTAACCATTCTCAACACCTTTTCAACATCAGTCTTTTTATCCATAAACAGATATTTTAAACCAATAGGAGAGTTTAGGATTTCCAGATCTTCTTTAGAAAGGTTAATATGTTTTGTTTTTTGAGTTGTCTTCATTCATCAAATATCTATTTGTTCAATATATCTATAGTACCTTAGAATCACATTAGGATCAGGAAGTAATGTGGTTTTTGCTTTTGATTTACCTGTATAGTCAAATCTCGATAATACATACCTCATGCTTTCTAAACGAGCAGTTTTCTTACTGTTGGTTTTTACAATAACCCAGGGGCTAAATGTTGTATGGGTTTTTGAGAACATTTGCTCCTTGTATTTAGTGTATTTAGTCCATAATTGCTGTCCTTTCATATCTACAGGGCTAAATTTCCATACTTTTAAAGGATTTTGTAGTCTTGCATCAAAGCGTTTTTTCTGCTCTTCTTTAGATATCGAGAACCAAAACTTGATTACTATAATCCCATCTTCATATAGCATATGTTCAAATTCGGGAACTTGTACCATAAAATTTTTATATTGTTTATTGGTGCAAAACCCCATAACAGGTTCTACAACAGCACGGTTATACCAGCTACGATCAAAAAAAACAATCTCTCCCGGGTTAGGTAATTCTTTAATATATCTTCTAAAATACCACTGTCCTTTTTCGACTTCGGTAGGTTTTGATAACGCAACAATACGCATAGAACGAGGATTAAGATGCTCTGTAAATCGTTTTATAGACCCTCCTTTACCGGCAGCATCTCTTCCTTCAAAAATTACTGCAACACGTAGCTTCTTTTTTGCTATCCATTGCTGAAGATTTACCAGTTCTCCTTGTAGAGAGCGAAGCTCCTCCTCATATCGAAGTTTCTGTAATATTTTTTTGATGTTGATGTTTTTTTGATCTGCAAGATGGATCAAATGTTTCCGTTTTTTGACTTGATTTAACTCTTCAAGTGTAAACATAAAGTTTATAATTTATTATTCTGTAAGTAGTGATTAAAGGTAAAAATAAAATGAATTTTATCGAACTATAGTAACAATTCTTTAGCATAAAAAACTTGAAGAGTATGGTTTATATTGTTTTTCTGGTTACACTTTCCAGAAAAACCTTTCTTTGGCTTTTGATTTTGCTCCTGTTTTTTTATAAAAGTTGATGGCATCGGTATTAAAATCTGGAGTTTGCCACTGAATAACAGTACAGTTTTCTGATATAGCAAATTCTTTTATCAAAGCCATTATTTTTGTACCAATTCCTTTTCCTCGCGTTTCTTCTTTAAGATATAAACAATCGAGATAGATATAAAAATTAGCATCCCAGGTCGAGAACTGTTTCATAAAAGTTGCATATCCCAAAAGCTCGTTATTTTGTTCTACAACAACGCACTTTAGGACAGTCTCTGACTCGAAAAGATATTGTAAAAGTAACGTTGCTTTCTTATTAGAATCAAACGTTGCTTTTTCATATATAGCATGAGCTTTACACAGTAAAACAATTTGTTTGATATCTTCTTCTTTTGCAAATCTAATGATCATAATTTTGTTTTTAACATGCACATCGAATTAAGGAACCCTCAGAGGGTTTGGTTCCCTGTGTGGCATATCCATCAAATTTCCACCATTCAATACCACCTATTAATTCTTTTACTTTAAAACCAAGCCTGGCCATATATAATGCTCCTTTGGTCGAAGCATTACAACCTATACCATCACAATAACAAATATAAGTTTTTGTTTTATCAAGATGAGTCGTGTTTTCTACTGTCATTTCCTGATGAGGTAGGTTAATAGCAGTTGGGATATGTTCTTTTTTATACCCAAAAGATTGTCTGGTATCGACCACTATGATGTTTTCTTCTTTTTCGAGGGCATCAAATAAATCAGAAGGATCCATTTCATAAGCTAATTTGTTTTCGTAAAATTTAATTTGATTTTCCATTATGCTGTGTTTTTATTTTGTCAAATGTACCATCAATTCATAGTCTATTCCTACTGGATTAGATGAATGATTCGATACTGTAATTGAAATATTTTCACATTCGGTACCATAGTATTATTGTAGCTTTGTAGGTATGGATATTAAGTATTTCAGACTCATAAAAACTATTACAGAAGAGGGTAATATTGCTAACTCATCAGAGCGATTGTTTTTAACGCAATCGGCATTAAGTCATCAATTAAAAGAATTAGAAGGGAGATTAGGTTTTAAAGTATTTCATAGAACAAGAAATAAATGGAAATTAACAGAAGAAGGCCGAGAATTGTATAGAGTGGCTAATGAAGTACTCGAAACTATTGAACAAGGATTTAATAGTATCCAACAAATAAAAACGGGATCTAAAGGAAATATTAAAGTAAGTACAGAGTGTTATTCTTTTTATCAGGGATTACCGGGATTCATTCAAAAAATGGGAATGCTATATCCCCAGATTGATGTAGATCTTATTCTTGAAGCCACACATCAACCGATTTCAAAACTATTATCAAACGAAATTGATATTGCTTTAGTAACTTCTATACCTGCAAATGATCGATTATCAAGTATTACATTGTTTGAGGATGAAACGTATGCTATTATGCACAAAGAACATAAGTATGGCAAAGCCGAATATTTAAGTGCTAGTGACTTTGCAAATATTCATTTGATCATTCATTCTTTCCCTTTAGAAACAGTATCTGTTTATGAGCAATTCTTAAAACCCAATAGCATAACCCCCATAAAAATTTCTGCTATCCCGCTTACCGAAGTTTCTTTAGAAATGGTGAATGCCAATATGGGAATCATATGCATGCCAAAATGGGCATTAAAATCACTCAAAATGCCTAGAGATTTAATATTTAAAAGCATTGGGAAGTATGGGGTAAAAAGAACCCATTATTTGGCCGTTAGAAAAGAAGATGTACATAAAAAATATATTAATGATTTTATTTCGAGCTTTAAAGAGGAGTTTCTTGGGATGTGATTTCTGTTTTTTATTTAAAAACGGTCTAATTAAATGCTTCAAATGGCTGCATACCAAATAATCAACAAAATTCACTGTCGATTTGTTAATTACTTTGTAGAAAGGCTATTTTAATTTTGTAAGTGAAACCTTATATTAGCAGGCATTCTACCCTATATTTATGAGCAAAGAAACCAAATACACCGAAGATAATATACGATCCCTCGACTGGAAAGAACATATACGTATGCGACCCGGAATGTATATCGGGAAACTAGGTGATGGTTCTTCTGCAGATGATGGTATCTATATTTTAGTAAAAGAGGTACTCGACAATTCGATTGATGAGTATGTAATGGGAGCGGGCAAGACGATTGAAATCTCTATTCAAGGAGAAAAAGTAGTTGTTCGAGATTATGGACGTGGGATTCCGCTAGGTAAAGTGGTAGATGTCGTTTCTAAAATGAATACCGGAGGTAAATATGATTCCCGGGCATTTAAAAAATCAGTAGGACTTAATGGAGTGGGTACCAAAGCGGTTAATGCGTTATCTGCATTTTTTAAAGTAGAGTCTACTCGAGATGGTAAATCAGCTTCGGCAGAATTCGAAAAAGGAAATCTTACGAATCAGGAAACATTAGAAGAAACTTCTCGTAGAAGAGGAACTAAAGTATCTTTTGTGCCAGATGGTACTATATTTAAACATTATAAGTACCGCGCAGAGTATGTAGCCAAAATGCTAAAAAACTATGTGTATCTTAATCCAGGTTTGACCATTATCTTTAATGGTGAGAAATATTTTTCAGAAAATGGATTAAAAGATTTACTTTCTGATACTATAAATCAAGAGGATCGATTGTATGATATTATTCATCTTCAAGGTGATGATATCGAAATAGCGATTACTCATAGTAAAACACAATATAGTGAGGAGTACCATTCTTTTGTAAATGGGCAGCATACTACACAAGGAGGAACACATCAGGCTGCATTTCGAGAAGCAGTAGTAAAGACCATTAGAGAATATTATGGTAAAAACTATGAGGCCAGTGATATTCGTAAATCAATTGTATCTGCGATAAGCATAAAAGTGATGGAACCTGTTTTTGAAAGTCAGACCAAGACCAAATTGGGATCTACAGAAATGGGAGGAGACTTACCAACAGTTCGAACCTATATTAATGATTTTGTAAAAACTAAATTAGACAACTTTCTTCATAAGAACCCTAATACAGCAGAAAGTCTACAACGTAAAATATTACAGGCAGAACGCGAGCGTAAAGATTTATCCGGAATTCGGAAACTAGCAAAAGAAAGGGCAAAAAAAGCCAGTCTACATAATAAGAAATTAAGAGATTGTCGTGTTCACCTTACTGATAGTAAGAAAGATCGTAATCTCGAAAGTACTCTGTTTATTACCGAGGGAGATTCTGCAAGTGGATCAATAACCAAATCCAGAGATGTAAATACTCAAGCTGTTTTTAGCTTACGCGGAAAACCGTTGAATAGCTATAACATGAGTAAAAAGATTGTGTACGAAAATGAAGAATTCAATCTATTACAAGCAGCATTAAATATAGAAGAATCATTAGAAGATTTAAGATATAACAATATTGTAATTGCAACAGATGCCGATGTAGACGGAATGCACATACGATTGTTGTTAATCACCTTTTTCTTACAATTCTTTCCCGAAGTAATAAAAGAAGGACATTTATATATATTACAAACTCCATTATTTAGAGTTCGGAACAAAAAAGAAACAATCTATTGTTATTCTGAGCAGGAAAGAAGAGATGCTATTGCAAAATTATCAGGTAAACCAGAAATCACACGATTTAAGGGATTAGGTGAGATTTCTCCAGATGAATTTGTGCACTTTATAGGGGATGATATACGTTTAGATCCTGTAATGCTGGATAAAGAAAAATCGATTGAAGAATTATTGTCTTTTTATATGGGAAAAAACACACCGCAACGACAAGAATTTATCATAGATAATCTAAAAGTAGAACTGGATACAATAGATGAAGAATTATAATTATTAGAAGCCCCAGAAATTATATATGGATTTGGAAAACGAAAACGAAGAACTACATCACGATTCTACCCCCGAAGATCATCAACCACAAGAGGTGATCACTAAGGTTACAGGAATGTATAAAGACTGGTTTTTGGATTATGCATCTTATGTAATCTTAGAACGAGCAGTACCGGCAATTGAAGATGGTTTAAAACCAGTACAACGTCGTATTCTTCATTCTATGAAGGATCTCGATGATGGTCGATATAATAAAGTGGCCAATATTGTTGGGCATACGATGCAGTATCACCCTCATGGTGATGCCAGTATTGCTGATGCGATGGTTCAAGTTGGGCAAAAAGAATTGCTGATTGATATGCAAGGTAACTGGGGTAATATCCTTACCGGTGATAGAGCAGCCGCATCTAGATACATAGAAGCCCGTCTGTCTAAGTTTGCATTAGATGTAGTTTACAATCCCAAAGTTACCGACTGGCAATTATCCTATGATGGTAGAAAGAAAGAACCTATTAATCTCCCAGTAAAATTTCCTTTATTACTGGCACAAGGAGCAGAAGGAATAGCGGTTGGATTAAGTACTAAGATTTTACCACACAATTTTATCGAATTGATCGATGCATCCATTAAACATTTACAAGGTAAACGATTTACTATTTTTCCAGACTTTCCTACATCTGGAATAGCAGATTTTACAAATTATAATGACGGTAATCGTGGCGGTAAAGTTAGGGTGCGTGCCGAGATATCTCAATATGAGAAGAACACTTTAGTTATAAATGAGATACCATTTTCTACTACAACCACATCTTTAATAGATTCTATTCTTAAAGCTAATGAAAAAGGAAAGATAAAGATTAAGAAAATAGAGGATAATACCGCAGCAAAAGTAGAAATATTAATACATCTTCCTTCTGGTATCTCCCCTGATAAAACGATCGATGCACTTTATGCATTTACGAATTGCGAAGTGTCTATATCACCATTAGGGTGTGTTATAGAAGACAATAAGCCAAACTTTATTGGTGTTTCAGAAATGTTACGCCGTTCTACCGATAATACAGTAGAATTATTAAAGAAAGAGCTCGAGATTCAGTTAGAAGAATTACAGGAACAATGGCATTTTGCATCATTAGAAAGAATATTTATCGAAAACCGGATCTACCGGGATATAGAAGAAGTAGAAACATGGCCGGGGGTGATTGAAGCTATTGATAAAGGATTACAACCTCATATCAAACATCTAAAACGAGCGATTACCGAGGAAGATATTGTACGTCTAACAGAAATTCGAATTAAACGTATTTCTAAATTTGATATAGATAAAGCACAGCAAAAAATAGATGCCCTTGAAGAAGATATAGCTCAGGTAAAACATAATCTTGAGCACCTTATAGAGTTTGCAATAGATTATTTTAAAAGGCTAAAAACTACATATGGTAAAGGAAAAGAGCGTAAGACCGAAATCAAGATTTTTGATGATATTGAAGCAACCAAAGTAGTAATTAGAAATACAAAATTATATGTAAATCGAGAAGAAGGATTTATAGGGACTTCACTTCGTAGAGATGAATATGTAGCAGATTGTTCTGATATTGATGATATTATATGTTTTACAGGAGAAGGAAAGTTAATGATCACCAAAGTTGGATCAAAGACTTTTATAGGTAAAAATATAATTCATGTTGCTGTCTTTAAGAAAAAAGATAAACGTACCATCTATAATTTGATTTATCAGGACGGTAGAGGAGGAGCTTCATATGTTAAGCGTTTTGCCGTTACCGGGGTCACCAGGGATAAAGAATATGATCTTGCACAAGGGAAAAAAGGATCAAAAGTCACGTATTTCTCTGCTAACCCAAATGGTGAGGCCGAAGTAATTACTATTTTCTTGCGACAAGCAGGAAGTATTAAAAAATTAA
This region of Aquimarina spinulae genomic DNA includes:
- a CDS encoding DNA topoisomerase IV subunit B, translated to MSKETKYTEDNIRSLDWKEHIRMRPGMYIGKLGDGSSADDGIYILVKEVLDNSIDEYVMGAGKTIEISIQGEKVVVRDYGRGIPLGKVVDVVSKMNTGGKYDSRAFKKSVGLNGVGTKAVNALSAFFKVESTRDGKSASAEFEKGNLTNQETLEETSRRRGTKVSFVPDGTIFKHYKYRAEYVAKMLKNYVYLNPGLTIIFNGEKYFSENGLKDLLSDTINQEDRLYDIIHLQGDDIEIAITHSKTQYSEEYHSFVNGQHTTQGGTHQAAFREAVVKTIREYYGKNYEASDIRKSIVSAISIKVMEPVFESQTKTKLGSTEMGGDLPTVRTYINDFVKTKLDNFLHKNPNTAESLQRKILQAERERKDLSGIRKLAKERAKKASLHNKKLRDCRVHLTDSKKDRNLESTLFITEGDSASGSITKSRDVNTQAVFSLRGKPLNSYNMSKKIVYENEEFNLLQAALNIEESLEDLRYNNIVIATDADVDGMHIRLLLITFFLQFFPEVIKEGHLYILQTPLFRVRNKKETIYCYSEQERRDAIAKLSGKPEITRFKGLGEISPDEFVHFIGDDIRLDPVMLDKEKSIEELLSFYMGKNTPQRQEFIIDNLKVELDTIDEEL
- a CDS encoding LysR family transcriptional regulator → MDIKYFRLIKTITEEGNIANSSERLFLTQSALSHQLKELEGRLGFKVFHRTRNKWKLTEEGRELYRVANEVLETIEQGFNSIQQIKTGSKGNIKVSTECYSFYQGLPGFIQKMGMLYPQIDVDLILEATHQPISKLLSNEIDIALVTSIPANDRLSSITLFEDETYAIMHKEHKYGKAEYLSASDFANIHLIIHSFPLETVSVYEQFLKPNSITPIKISAIPLTEVSLEMVNANMGIICMPKWALKSLKMPRDLIFKSIGKYGVKRTHYLAVRKEDVHKKYINDFISSFKEEFLGM
- a CDS encoding DNA gyrase/topoisomerase IV subunit A, with protein sequence MDLENENEELHHDSTPEDHQPQEVITKVTGMYKDWFLDYASYVILERAVPAIEDGLKPVQRRILHSMKDLDDGRYNKVANIVGHTMQYHPHGDASIADAMVQVGQKELLIDMQGNWGNILTGDRAAASRYIEARLSKFALDVVYNPKVTDWQLSYDGRKKEPINLPVKFPLLLAQGAEGIAVGLSTKILPHNFIELIDASIKHLQGKRFTIFPDFPTSGIADFTNYNDGNRGGKVRVRAEISQYEKNTLVINEIPFSTTTTSLIDSILKANEKGKIKIKKIEDNTAAKVEILIHLPSGISPDKTIDALYAFTNCEVSISPLGCVIEDNKPNFIGVSEMLRRSTDNTVELLKKELEIQLEELQEQWHFASLERIFIENRIYRDIEEVETWPGVIEAIDKGLQPHIKHLKRAITEEDIVRLTEIRIKRISKFDIDKAQQKIDALEEDIAQVKHNLEHLIEFAIDYFKRLKTTYGKGKERKTEIKIFDDIEATKVVIRNTKLYVNREEGFIGTSLRRDEYVADCSDIDDIICFTGEGKLMITKVGSKTFIGKNIIHVAVFKKKDKRTIYNLIYQDGRGGASYVKRFAVTGVTRDKEYDLAQGKKGSKVTYFSANPNGEAEVITIFLRQAGSIKKLKFDLDFADLLIKGRGVKGNIVTKYNIKRVELKEQGVSTLKPRRIWFDDSVQRLNVDGRGELLGEFRGEDRLLVITQKGNAKTIIPEMTLHFSSDMIVLEKWKPKKPISAIYWDGEKEKYYVKRFLIEHPEREEAFITEHQKSFLEVVSTDYRPIAEIIFTKLRGKDQRPNDEINLEEFISIKGSKALGNQLTTHKVKQINLLDPLPYEEQESLPAEEIEVIEEENVSPEATDNQTSTKSLDNDTDTGEEGEQASLF